Proteins encoded by one window of Vanacampus margaritifer isolate UIUO_Vmar chromosome 17, RoL_Vmar_1.0, whole genome shotgun sequence:
- the LOC144037322 gene encoding uncharacterized protein LOC144037322, whose protein sequence is MCAATNVTCEKELCGAQEENERQRQLLDAVCKQPRVVLNRADVCEIYLCPERQESDFPRVKEEDNLEPLQVKEEEQPHPPNINKEEQLPLYIKEEEEFTELPGSDFHLKTKDECLYENNKGAELSSSSSRQLITTEDDEDHRGGSQADSRLALMSDAEDAPHSPCTDDEQSDGDVTCHTGSKCSLCKLTFGSNFHLRRHMISHTGEKPFPCSVCGRRFSYKTSLKVHTRTHTGEKPFACSVCGQCFTRNEILKVHTRTHTGEKPFACSVCGHKFAHKAQLTTHTRTHTGEKPFACLVCGHKFAHKAQLTTHTRTHTGEKPFACSVCGQCFTRKGHLKMHTRTHTGEKPFACSVCGQCFTTKEILKVHTRTHTGEKPFACSVCGQCFTTKEILKVHTRTHTGEKPFACSVCGQCFTRKEILEVHTRTHTGEKPFACSVCGQCFTRKGHLKMHTITHTGEKPFACSVCGHKFAHMGNLNRHTRTHTGEKPFACSVCGQCFTQKETLKVHSTTHTGEQPFACSVCGHKFAHKGHLTTHTRTHTGEKPFACSVCGHKFTHKAHLTRHTRTHTGEEHFACSVCGQRYSSNAKAKRHRCAGENSRD, encoded by the exons ATGTGTGCTGCAACGAACGTGACGTGCGAAAAAGAGCTTTGTGGAGCACAGgaggagaacgagcgacaacgtCAGCTGCTGGACGCTGTGTGCAAGCAGCCTCgtgttgtgttgaacagagcag acgtctgtgaaatatatctttgtcctgagcggcAGGAGTCAGACTTCCCTCGCGTGAAAGAGGAAGACAACCTGGAGCCTCTCCaggttaaagaagaggagcagccacacCCTCCCAACATAAATAAAGAGGAGCAGCTGCCACTATACatcaaagaggaggaggagttcaCAGAGTTGCCCGGGAGTGATTTCCATTTGAAGACTAAAGATGAATGTctatatgaaaacaacaaaggggcggagctttcaagcagcagctcaagacaacTGATAACAACtgaagatgatgaggaccaccgtggaggatcacaagcagacagccGGTTAGCTCTAATGTCAGATGCTGAAGACGCGCCACACTCTCCTTGCACTGATGACGAACAGTCTGACGGTGACGTGACATGTCACACTGGCAGCAAATGTTCTCTATGTAAATTAACTTTTGGCAGCAACTTTCATTTGAGAAGACATATGATTAGccacactggtgaaaaaccttttccctgctcagtttgtggccgacGTTTTTCTTACAAAACAAGCTtgaaagtgcacacaagaacccacactggagagaagccttttgcctgctctgtttgtggtcaGTGTTTTACTAGAAACGAAATcttaaaagtgcacacaagaacccacactggagagaagccttttgcttgctcagtttgtggtcacaagTTTGCTCACAAGGCACAATTAACaacgcacacaagaacccacactggagagaagccttttgcttgcttgGTTTGTGGTCACAAGTTTGCTCACAAGGCACAATTAACaacgcacacaagaacccacactggagagaagccttttgcttgctcggtttgtggtcaatgttttactcgaAAAGGACAcctaaaaatgcacacaagaacccacactggagagaagccttttgcttgctcagtttgtggtcagtGTTTTACTACAAAAGAAATcttaaaagtgcacacaagaacccacactggagagaagccttttgcttgctcagtttgtggtcagtGTTTTACTACAAAAGAAATcttaaaagtgcacacaagaacccacactggagagaagccttttgcttgctcagtttgtggtcagtGTTTTACTAGAAAAGAAATCTTAgaagtgcacacaagaacccacactggagagaagccttttgcttgctcggtttgtggtcaatgttttactcgaAAAGGACAcctaaaaatgcacacaataacccacactggagagaagccttttgcttgctcggtttgtggtcacaaGTTTGCTCACATGGGAAACTTAAacagacacacaagaacccacactggagagaagccttttgcgtgctcagtttgtggtcaatgttttactcaaaaagaAACCTTAAAAGTGCACTCaacaacccacactggagagcagccttttgcttgctcagtttgtggtcacaagTTTGCTCACAAGGGACACTTAACaacgcacacaagaacccacactggagagaagccttttgcttgctcagtttgtggtcacaagTTTACTCACAAGGCACACTTAAcaaggcacacaagaacccacactggagaggaGCATTTTGCTTGctctgtttgtggtcaaagataTTCAAGTAATGCCAAAGCTAAGAGGCACaggtgtgctggtgagaatagccGTGATTAA